Below is a window of Cryobacterium sp. PAMC25264 DNA.
ACCAGCAGTGGTGCGGTCGCCGCCCGTACCGTGGTGTGGGCGGGCGGCGAGTTCCACACTCCCCGCCAGCCGAGCCTGGCCGGCGTCGACCACTCTGATCACTCCTCGGCGGCCGCGGCCTGGGGGCCCCGCTCCGGCCGGGTCGTCATCGTGGGCGGCTATGAGTCCGGCCTCGATCTGGCCTGCCACCACGTGGCCGAGGGCGCCAGCGTCACCGTCGTCGACCCTGGGCATCCGTGGGAGGCCGGCACCGGATCCGACCCCTCCTTTCGTTTGGCCCCACGCACCCGAGCCCGGATGAAGGCGGCTCTGGCCACCGGTCGGCTCACCCTGTCGTCGGCCGGGGCGGTCACCGGAATTCGGGCGGGCAGCACCGGGGCGTACACCGTGGCCATCGCCGGGGCTATGGCGCTCGTGGCGGACTCCCGGCCGATCCTGGCCACCGGGTTCGGCGCGGGTCTGGGGCCGGCCGCGGATCTCTTCGAGGACCGCGGCGACGGCTGGCCACTGCTGGACGAGAACGACGAATCCACTCTGACCCCCGGGCTGTTCCTGGTCGGCGCGGCGCTCCGCCATGGTGGGCTCACGTTCTGCTTCGTCTACAAGTACCGGCAGCGCTTCGCGCACGTGGCCGGGGTGATCGGGCGGCGCCTGGGCAAGGACTGTGCGGCGCTCGAAGAGTGGCGCACCGCCGGCATGCTGACCGACGACCTGAGCTGCTGCGGTGTGGAATGCGCCTGCTGACCCGCTGGGCGGCGCCCCGGGCATCCGCCCTGCCCGCCGTGGAGGCGGGGTCACGACCGTGGCTGCTCACGGCGCTTCTCCTGGGCGCGATCGTGGCCGGCTCCCTGTTGGGTACCTGGCGGCCCGGATCGGCGGCGGTGCTCTCCGCGTGGGTCGATCCCACGGTGCTCACGCTGCTGGTGCTTTTGTTCTTCGAGGTACGCTTTCTGGACGTGCGACGGCTGCGGGCGGCACCCCGTTTTCTGCTGTTGGCCTGGTGCGCCAATTTCCTCGTGGTGCCGCTGATCGGGGTCGGCGTCGCGTCGCTGTTCCTGTCGGGGGAGCCGCTGCTGTTCACCGGGCTGCTGATCTACTTCGTCGCCCCGTGCACCGATTGGTTCCTCGGCTTCACGCGGTTGGCCGGCGGCAACATCACGCTCGGCTCGGTGCTGCTTCCCCTGAACCTGCTGACCCAGCTGGCGCTGTTTCCGGTG
It encodes the following:
- a CDS encoding NAD(P)/FAD-dependent oxidoreductase, whose amino-acid sequence is MSEQTAVLDTLVIGAGPASIGTAVALQAVHGLVHGVVERGQLGQSFLDWPEQMTFLTPSFTGNGFGATDLNSVHPQTSPAFSLGVDYPSGAQYARYLRGVARHFAVPIMAETEVTGIRPTTDGFAVDTSSGAVAARTVVWAGGEFHTPRQPSLAGVDHSDHSSAAAAWGPRSGRVVIVGGYESGLDLACHHVAEGASVTVVDPGHPWEAGTGSDPSFRLAPRTRARMKAALATGRLTLSSAGAVTGIRAGSTGAYTVAIAGAMALVADSRPILATGFGAGLGPAADLFEDRGDGWPLLDENDESTLTPGLFLVGAALRHGGLTFCFVYKYRQRFAHVAGVIGRRLGKDCAALEEWRTAGMLTDDLSCCGVECAC